Part of the bacterium genome, TGGTTACCGCATGAACTATCGCTCACATTCAGGAGATACCGAACGCATGGCACTCATCCCGATGGTCATCGAGCACACGGGACGCGGCGAACGCGCCTATGATATCTACTCCCGTCTCCTCAAGGAACGCATCATCTTCATCGGATCGCCGATTGACGATCACATCGCCAGCCTGGTCATCGCCCAGCTCATCTTTCTGGCCGCCGAAGACCCGGAGAAGGACATCAATATCTACGTCAACAGTCCGGGTGGAATCGTCACCAGTGGACTGGCCATCTATGACACGATTCAGCACGTCCGCCCCAGCATCGCCACCATCTGCATCGGCCAGGCCGCCTCGATGGGAGCGTTTCTGTTGGCGGCCGGAGCGCCGGGCAAGCGCAGCGCGCTGCCCAATTCCCGGATCATGATCCACCAGCCCGCGGGTGGAGCGCAGGGCCAGGCCTCGGACATAGACATTCAAGCACGGGAAATTCTCAAGATTCGCAGGAAGCTCGATGAGTTGCTGGCGCAGCATACCGGCCAGTCCATCGAGAAGATTGAGAAAGACACCGATCGCAATTACTTCATGTCGGCGCAGGAAGCCAAGGAATACGGCATCATTGACGAGATCATCTTTCCGCGCAAACTGAACTCGAAAGAGGAGTCCAAGTCCTCGTGACGGAACCCGAACAACCGACCCGCGAACAGTTCTGTTCCTTCTGCGGCCGCAACGAACGGCAGGTGAACACGCTGATTCACCACCGCGAACACAACGGCGTGGCCATCTGCGATCTCTGCATCGAACACGCCCATCAGATCGTCGGGCTCGCCCGCGGCAGCCGGCGACCGCTCCCGCTGGATAAGATTCCCATTCCCGAGGAAATCAAGCGACGGTTCGACGAGTACGTCATAGATCAGGAGCACGCCAAGCGCGTCATCAGCGTGGCCGTGTACAATCACTACAAGCGGATTACATCG contains:
- the clpP gene encoding ATP-dependent Clp endopeptidase proteolytic subunit ClpP; translation: MALIPMVIEHTGRGERAYDIYSRLLKERIIFIGSPIDDHIASLVIAQLIFLAAEDPEKDINIYVNSPGGIVTSGLAIYDTIQHVRPSIATICIGQAASMGAFLLAAGAPGKRSALPNSRIMIHQPAGGAQGQASDIDIQAREILKIRRKLDELLAQHTGQSIEKIEKDTDRNYFMSAQEAKEYGIIDEIIFPRKLNSKEESKSS